One stretch of Anguilla anguilla isolate fAngAng1 chromosome 5, fAngAng1.pri, whole genome shotgun sequence DNA includes these proteins:
- the LOC118226899 gene encoding GRB10-interacting GYF protein 2-like: protein MFELHEDWRNFEELNHREREDVFELFEGLRREWVTWAEQRMQERNILEEERETREHDRRKEREEWRKQREFMEFAYERMELQHEMEIERLEVEIRELRSLILHITEVKTERESTEETYDPVTQATGETTAVLIEEGISEREMENERNLVTVEIESSERESKKEGKASQKHEKKKSFWSWFRCRKRVTTKKSAKRRQVDKVL, encoded by the coding sequence ATGTTTGAGCTGCATGAAGACTGGAGGAACTTTGAGGAGCTGAACCACAGAGAACGGGAGGACGTGTTCGAGCTCTTTGAAGGGCTGAGGAGGGAATGGGTCACCTGGGCAGAACAGAGAATGCAGGAGAGAAACATTCTGGAGGAGGAACGAGAAACCAGGGAACATGAccggaggaaagagagggaggagtggagGAAGCAGAGGGAATTCATGGAGTTTGCATATGAGCGCATGGAACTCCAACATGAGATGGAAATAGAAAGGTTGGAGGTGGAGATAAGGGAACTGAGATCACTTATCTTACACATAACTGAGGtgaaaactgagagagagagcactgaggaGACGTACGATCCGGTCACCCAGGCCACGGGAGAGACAACTGCGGTTCTGATAGAGGAGGGGatcagtgagagagaaatggagaacgAGCGGAACCTCGTCACAGTGGAGATAGAAagcagtgagagggagagcaagaaagagGGGAAAGCAAGCCAGAAACACGAGAAGAAAAAGAGTTTTTGGTCATGGTTCCGCTGTAGAAAACGAGTCACCACAAAAAAGAGTGCAAAGAGGAGACAGGTGGACAAAGTGCTCTGA
- the LOC118228171 gene encoding golgin subfamily A member 6-like protein 6, whose amino-acid sequence METEARREREQRKSEREMLEKVVQVLQEQGLLMTGESLEDLRGLREELRSERQRMQQERNCMERLRLAERQQWKEEKSSWQREMREFRQQWEEEKASWQRECMRVLESMEHERRAYRRELAQQQQNLEVWRQWEECQLREQVERFQQSEMWRREREEDQCRAEMYELHQRWEEQHRRIQASMFELHEDWRNFEELNHREREDVLELFEGLRREWVTWAEQRMQERNILEEERETREHDRRKEREEWRKQREFMEFAYERMELQHEMEIERLEVEIRELRSLILHITEVKTERESTEETQLRF is encoded by the exons ATGGAGACTGaggcaaggagagagagggagcaacgcaagagtgagagggagatgcTGGAGAAAGTTGTGCAGGTTCTTCAGGAACAGGGCCTCCTGATGACCGGGGAGAGCCTGGAGGATCTAAGAGGACTGAGGGAAGAGCTGAGGAGTGAAAGGCAGCGCATGCAGCAGGAGAGGAACTGCATGGAGCGACTGAGGcttgcagagagacagcagtggAAAGAGGAGAAGTCCTCCTGGCAGAGGGAGATGAGAGAGTTCAGGCAGCAGTGGGAAGAGGAGAAGGCCTCCTGGCAGAGGGAGTGCATGCGAGTGCTGGAGAGCATGGAGCATGAGAGGAGGGCATACAGGAGGGAGTTggcacagcaacaacaaaacctGGAAGTGTGGAGGCAGTGGGAGGAGTGCCAATTAAGAGAACAGGTAGAGCGGTTTCAGCAGTCTGAAATGTGGAGGAGGGAGCGTGAGGAGGATCAGTGCAGAGCAGAGATGTACGAATTGCATCAGCGGTGGGAAGAGCAGCACCGCAGAATACAGGCCTCAATGTTTGAGCTGCATGAAGACTGGAGGAACTTTGAGGAGCTGAACCACAGAGAACGGGAGGACGTGTTAGAGCTCTTTGAAGGGCTGAGGAGAGAATGGGTCACCTGGGCAGAACAGAGAATGCAGGAGAGAAACATTCTGGAGGAGGAACGAGAAACCAGGGAACATGAccggaggaaagagagggaggagtggagGAAGCAGAGGGAATTCATGGAGTTTGCATATGAGCGCATGGAACTCCAACATGAGATGGAAATAGAAAGGTTGGAAGTGGAGATAAGGGAACTGAGATCACTTATCTTACACATAACTGAGGtgaaaactgagagagagagcactgaggaGAC ACAACTGCGGTTCTGA